A genomic segment from Triticum dicoccoides isolate Atlit2015 ecotype Zavitan chromosome 1A, WEW_v2.0, whole genome shotgun sequence encodes:
- the LOC119271152 gene encoding SET and MYND domain-containing protein 4-like isoform X1: protein MFSPPCPPISAYRSRFLADDRGGWVGCSGEWEIGDFAASFPTGCGFALRPCRRRGWATGLRLFLTLLGLICYQIRNSRPNSPTDRHGVQGCDVTRSLPAPAFVSMERLKSAVPADIRRAVGEGTTRDLPTTTSLLLAFLDDLPLFHQVIGELTDPELALCRKDKGRAAELKGRGNACFTGREFDQALGFYSQALRYAPISSDGTDDILVPALYVNRASTMHKLGLLEECLRDCDRAISVSPNYAKAWYRRGMVNASLKNYSSAVHDLEVALSMEVTSSGKSNIEQELKLILLKPQCVNEVGRSSSDCKDAGLVHTAEPHKVVLECIATPNKGRGMTSPNDIPLTSLIHVEDPLAAIILKSCRETHCHYCFSEAPADVVFCPLCTIPVYCSRKCQEQAVGGISWNQDTYLESNSNAVDLGILSLTSTRCMAPNSKQIAEHRHECGGAHWAAVLPADIVLAGRLMAQYIDSRMLTGKSSAISGPNLDLIQHYDIDSPTSKLESHICAIVLLLCLQKHYRSDLSWKEETLSRLVLLICQVKVNSIAIVCMKSMDGGQGLTESKGYSAADDAVMCSVEQVKVAQAIYMSGSLFNHSCRPNVHAYFHSRTLFLRSTTYINSGSPVELSYGPQVGEMNLVKRQKSLQENYKFTCQCSSCSELHLSDLVIDSFCCPQSSCLGAVSESTCYKSEKNCVHVSVDESDICKLSLPHVSKVDEDIEKVGKLFFRNNVDLKIDPGYCMSCRSQINLSSAVSTSEKAASMINKFKELAVIDEISEIPITDALRSLQQIKKLRHPYSKALAQAEDVIAEAFAKIGDQEQARKHCEASIKILEKLYHPKHIAIAHELIKLVSIELSLGDRASAAATFTQAEAIFSLYYGPDVQRILPYVDALKRTVSGGFIGAP from the exons ATGTTCAGCCCGCCGTGCCCGCCCATCTCCGCCTACCGGAGCAGGTTCCTCGCCGACGACCGAGGCGGTTGGGTGgggtgctccggcgagtgggagaTTGGGGATTTTGCAGCCTCGTTCCCCACGGGTTGCGGTTTTGCTTTGCGCCCGTGCCGGAGGCGAGGCTGGGCCACGGGCCTACGTCTATTCCTCACTCTGTTGGGCCTAATTTGCTACCAGATTCGAAATTCTAGGCCCAACAGCCCAACTGACCGTCACGGGGTTCAAGGCTGTGACGTCACCCGCTCACTTCCGGCCCCCGCTTTTGTTTCCATGGAGCGGCTGAAATCGGCGGTGCCGGCCGATATCCGGCGAGCCGTCGGCGAGGGCACGACCCGCGACCTCCCTACCACAACCTCTCTCCTTCTCGCCTTCCTCGACGACCTCCCTCTATTCCACCAG GTCATCGGCGAGCTGACCGACCCGGAGCTCGCGCTGTGCCGCAAGGACAAGGGGAGGGCGGCGGAGCTGAAGGGCCGGGGCAATGCCTGCTTCACCGGGAGGGAGTTCGACCAAGCGCTTGGGTTCTATTCACAG GCGCTGCGTTACGCCCCGATTAGTTCTGATGGCACTGATGATATCTTGGTACCTGCATTATATGTCAACCGTGCCTCCACTATGCAT AAATTGGGCCTCCTGGAAGAGTGTCTGCGGGATTGCGACAGGGCCATCTCTGTTTCACCTAATTATGCGAAG GCATGGTACAGGAGGGGAATGGTAAATGCATCGTTGAAGAATTATTCATCTGCCGTGCATGATCTAGAGGTTGCattgagcatggaagtgacttcttCTGGGAAGAGCAACATAGAACAAGAGTTGAAATTGATATTGTTAAAGCCTCAATGTGTGAACGAAGTTGGAAGATCAAGCAGTGATTGCAAGGATGCAGGATTGGTACATACAG CAGAACCACATAAGGTTGTCCTTGAGTGTATTGCAACGCCCAACAAAGGTAGAGGAATGACATCTCCAAATGATATTCCTCTGACCTCCTTGATTCATGTTGAGGATCCTCTTGCTGCG ATTATCCTGAAATCTTGCCGGGAGACTCACTGCCATTATTGCTTTAGTGAAGCACCTGCAGATGTTGTGTTCTGCCCCTTGTGTACAATACCAGTTTATTGTTCAAGAAAGTGCCAAGAGCAAGCTGTAGGCGGAATCTCTTGGAATCAAGATACTTATCTTGAATCTAACAGTAATGCAGTTGATCTTGGAATACTGAGCCTAACTTCTACAAGGTGCATGGCTCCAAACTCCAAACAGATTGCTGAACATAGGCACGAATGTGGAGGTGCCCATTGGGCAGCTGTTTTGCCAGCTGATATAGTTTTAGCTGGGCGACTAATGGCACAATACATAGACAGCAGAATGCTGACTGGAAAGAGCTCTGCCATCTCCGGTCCAAATTTG GATCTCATTCAGCACTATGACATAGATTCTCCTACTAGCAAGTTGGAATCACATATATGTGCGATTGTCTTGTTATTATGCCTCCAAAAGCATTATAGATCAGATCTTTCGTGGAAAGAGGAAACTTTATCCCGG CTGGTTCTTTTGATATGTCAAGTTAAAGTCAATTCAATTGCTATTGTTTGTATGAAATCCATGGATGGAGGCCAGGGACTGACAGAGAGTAAAGGTTATTCTGCAGCTGATGATGCAGTTATGTGTAGTGTGGAGCAG GTCAAGGTTGCTCAAGCTATCTACATGTCTGGTAGCCTCTTTAATCACTCGTGCCGGCCAAATGTACATGCATATTTTCATTCACGCACTCTCTTCCTAAGATCTACCACATATATAAATTCAGGGAGCCCAGTCGAGCTATCATATGGTCCACAG GTTGGTGAGATGAATCTTGTGAAAAGACAAAAGTCACTTCAGGAGAATTACAAATTTACTTGCCAGTGTTCAAGTTGTTCAGAGCTACATCTATCGGACCTTGTCATTGATTCATTTTGTTGTCCACAAAGTAGCTGTCTTGGTGCCGTATCAGAATCAACTTGCTACAAATCCGAAAAGAATTGTGTGCATGTTTCCGTAGATGAATCTGATATCTGCAAACTATCATTGCCT catgtttccaaggttgatgaagATATAGAGAAGGTTGGGAAATTGTTTTTCAGAAATAATGTTGATTTGAAGATAGATCCTGGATATTGCATGAGCTGTAGATCACAAATTAACTTGTCTTCTGCTGTCTCTACATCAGAGAAGGCAGCATCAATGATCAATAA GTTTAAGGAACTTGCAGTTATAGATGAAATCTCCGAAATTCCCATCACAGATGCATTACGATCCCTACAACAGATAAAGAAGTTGAGGCACCCATATAGCAAGGCTCTTGCCCAG GCAGAAGATGTGATTGCAGAAGCCTTTGCAAAGATAGGAgatcaagaacaagcaagaaagcACTGTGAAGCATCAATTAAG ATCCTTGAGAAGCTGTACCACCCCAAACACATTGCCATTGCGCATGAGTTGATCAAGCTTGTTTCCATCGAGCTGTCTCTGGGGGACAGGGCAAGCGCAGCAGCTACATTCACCCAGGCAGAGGCGATATTTTCACTTTATTATGGACCTGATGTTCAGAGGATTTTACCTTATGTTGATGCCCTGAAAAGAACTGTTAGTGGAGGGTTCATTGGAGCTCCTTGA
- the LOC119271152 gene encoding SET and MYND domain-containing protein 4-like isoform X2, translated as MFSPPCPPISAYRSRFLADDRGGWVGCSGEWEIGDFAASFPTGCGFALRPCRRRGWATGLRLFLTLLGLICYQIRNSRPNSPTDRHGVQGCDVTRSLPAPAFVSMERLKSAVPADIRRAVGEGTTRDLPTTTSLLLAFLDDLPLFHQVIGELTDPELALCRKDKGRAAELKGRGNACFTGREFDQALGFYSQALRYAPISSDGTDDILVPALYVNRASTMHKLGLLEECLRDCDRAISVSPNYAKAWYRRGMVNASLKNYSSAVHDLEVALSMEVTSSGKSNIEQELKLILLKPQCVNEVGRSSSDCKDAGLVHTEPHKVVLECIATPNKGRGMTSPNDIPLTSLIHVEDPLAAIILKSCRETHCHYCFSEAPADVVFCPLCTIPVYCSRKCQEQAVGGISWNQDTYLESNSNAVDLGILSLTSTRCMAPNSKQIAEHRHECGGAHWAAVLPADIVLAGRLMAQYIDSRMLTGKSSAISGPNLDLIQHYDIDSPTSKLESHICAIVLLLCLQKHYRSDLSWKEETLSRLVLLICQVKVNSIAIVCMKSMDGGQGLTESKGYSAADDAVMCSVEQVKVAQAIYMSGSLFNHSCRPNVHAYFHSRTLFLRSTTYINSGSPVELSYGPQVGEMNLVKRQKSLQENYKFTCQCSSCSELHLSDLVIDSFCCPQSSCLGAVSESTCYKSEKNCVHVSVDESDICKLSLPHVSKVDEDIEKVGKLFFRNNVDLKIDPGYCMSCRSQINLSSAVSTSEKAASMINKFKELAVIDEISEIPITDALRSLQQIKKLRHPYSKALAQAEDVIAEAFAKIGDQEQARKHCEASIKILEKLYHPKHIAIAHELIKLVSIELSLGDRASAAATFTQAEAIFSLYYGPDVQRILPYVDALKRTVSGGFIGAP; from the exons ATGTTCAGCCCGCCGTGCCCGCCCATCTCCGCCTACCGGAGCAGGTTCCTCGCCGACGACCGAGGCGGTTGGGTGgggtgctccggcgagtgggagaTTGGGGATTTTGCAGCCTCGTTCCCCACGGGTTGCGGTTTTGCTTTGCGCCCGTGCCGGAGGCGAGGCTGGGCCACGGGCCTACGTCTATTCCTCACTCTGTTGGGCCTAATTTGCTACCAGATTCGAAATTCTAGGCCCAACAGCCCAACTGACCGTCACGGGGTTCAAGGCTGTGACGTCACCCGCTCACTTCCGGCCCCCGCTTTTGTTTCCATGGAGCGGCTGAAATCGGCGGTGCCGGCCGATATCCGGCGAGCCGTCGGCGAGGGCACGACCCGCGACCTCCCTACCACAACCTCTCTCCTTCTCGCCTTCCTCGACGACCTCCCTCTATTCCACCAG GTCATCGGCGAGCTGACCGACCCGGAGCTCGCGCTGTGCCGCAAGGACAAGGGGAGGGCGGCGGAGCTGAAGGGCCGGGGCAATGCCTGCTTCACCGGGAGGGAGTTCGACCAAGCGCTTGGGTTCTATTCACAG GCGCTGCGTTACGCCCCGATTAGTTCTGATGGCACTGATGATATCTTGGTACCTGCATTATATGTCAACCGTGCCTCCACTATGCAT AAATTGGGCCTCCTGGAAGAGTGTCTGCGGGATTGCGACAGGGCCATCTCTGTTTCACCTAATTATGCGAAG GCATGGTACAGGAGGGGAATGGTAAATGCATCGTTGAAGAATTATTCATCTGCCGTGCATGATCTAGAGGTTGCattgagcatggaagtgacttcttCTGGGAAGAGCAACATAGAACAAGAGTTGAAATTGATATTGTTAAAGCCTCAATGTGTGAACGAAGTTGGAAGATCAAGCAGTGATTGCAAGGATGCAGGATTGGTACATACAG AACCACATAAGGTTGTCCTTGAGTGTATTGCAACGCCCAACAAAGGTAGAGGAATGACATCTCCAAATGATATTCCTCTGACCTCCTTGATTCATGTTGAGGATCCTCTTGCTGCG ATTATCCTGAAATCTTGCCGGGAGACTCACTGCCATTATTGCTTTAGTGAAGCACCTGCAGATGTTGTGTTCTGCCCCTTGTGTACAATACCAGTTTATTGTTCAAGAAAGTGCCAAGAGCAAGCTGTAGGCGGAATCTCTTGGAATCAAGATACTTATCTTGAATCTAACAGTAATGCAGTTGATCTTGGAATACTGAGCCTAACTTCTACAAGGTGCATGGCTCCAAACTCCAAACAGATTGCTGAACATAGGCACGAATGTGGAGGTGCCCATTGGGCAGCTGTTTTGCCAGCTGATATAGTTTTAGCTGGGCGACTAATGGCACAATACATAGACAGCAGAATGCTGACTGGAAAGAGCTCTGCCATCTCCGGTCCAAATTTG GATCTCATTCAGCACTATGACATAGATTCTCCTACTAGCAAGTTGGAATCACATATATGTGCGATTGTCTTGTTATTATGCCTCCAAAAGCATTATAGATCAGATCTTTCGTGGAAAGAGGAAACTTTATCCCGG CTGGTTCTTTTGATATGTCAAGTTAAAGTCAATTCAATTGCTATTGTTTGTATGAAATCCATGGATGGAGGCCAGGGACTGACAGAGAGTAAAGGTTATTCTGCAGCTGATGATGCAGTTATGTGTAGTGTGGAGCAG GTCAAGGTTGCTCAAGCTATCTACATGTCTGGTAGCCTCTTTAATCACTCGTGCCGGCCAAATGTACATGCATATTTTCATTCACGCACTCTCTTCCTAAGATCTACCACATATATAAATTCAGGGAGCCCAGTCGAGCTATCATATGGTCCACAG GTTGGTGAGATGAATCTTGTGAAAAGACAAAAGTCACTTCAGGAGAATTACAAATTTACTTGCCAGTGTTCAAGTTGTTCAGAGCTACATCTATCGGACCTTGTCATTGATTCATTTTGTTGTCCACAAAGTAGCTGTCTTGGTGCCGTATCAGAATCAACTTGCTACAAATCCGAAAAGAATTGTGTGCATGTTTCCGTAGATGAATCTGATATCTGCAAACTATCATTGCCT catgtttccaaggttgatgaagATATAGAGAAGGTTGGGAAATTGTTTTTCAGAAATAATGTTGATTTGAAGATAGATCCTGGATATTGCATGAGCTGTAGATCACAAATTAACTTGTCTTCTGCTGTCTCTACATCAGAGAAGGCAGCATCAATGATCAATAA GTTTAAGGAACTTGCAGTTATAGATGAAATCTCCGAAATTCCCATCACAGATGCATTACGATCCCTACAACAGATAAAGAAGTTGAGGCACCCATATAGCAAGGCTCTTGCCCAG GCAGAAGATGTGATTGCAGAAGCCTTTGCAAAGATAGGAgatcaagaacaagcaagaaagcACTGTGAAGCATCAATTAAG ATCCTTGAGAAGCTGTACCACCCCAAACACATTGCCATTGCGCATGAGTTGATCAAGCTTGTTTCCATCGAGCTGTCTCTGGGGGACAGGGCAAGCGCAGCAGCTACATTCACCCAGGCAGAGGCGATATTTTCACTTTATTATGGACCTGATGTTCAGAGGATTTTACCTTATGTTGATGCCCTGAAAAGAACTGTTAGTGGAGGGTTCATTGGAGCTCCTTGA
- the LOC119271152 gene encoding SET and MYND domain-containing protein 4-like isoform X3 — protein sequence MLRILLLRCMQIILKSCRETHCHYCFSEAPADVVFCPLCTIPVYCSRKCQEQAVGGISWNQDTYLESNSNAVDLGILSLTSTRCMAPNSKQIAEHRHECGGAHWAAVLPADIVLAGRLMAQYIDSRMLTGKSSAISGPNLDLIQHYDIDSPTSKLESHICAIVLLLCLQKHYRSDLSWKEETLSRLVLLICQVKVNSIAIVCMKSMDGGQGLTESKGYSAADDAVMCSVEQVKVAQAIYMSGSLFNHSCRPNVHAYFHSRTLFLRSTTYINSGSPVELSYGPQVGEMNLVKRQKSLQENYKFTCQCSSCSELHLSDLVIDSFCCPQSSCLGAVSESTCYKSEKNCVHVSVDESDICKLSLPHVSKVDEDIEKVGKLFFRNNVDLKIDPGYCMSCRSQINLSSAVSTSEKAASMINKFKELAVIDEISEIPITDALRSLQQIKKLRHPYSKALAQAEDVIAEAFAKIGDQEQARKHCEASIKILEKLYHPKHIAIAHELIKLVSIELSLGDRASAAATFTQAEAIFSLYYGPDVQRILPYVDALKRTVSGGFIGAP from the exons ATGTTGAGGATCCTCTTGCTGCG TTGTATGCAGATTATCCTGAAATCTTGCCGGGAGACTCACTGCCATTATTGCTTTAGTGAAGCACCTGCAGATGTTGTGTTCTGCCCCTTGTGTACAATACCAGTTTATTGTTCAAGAAAGTGCCAAGAGCAAGCTGTAGGCGGAATCTCTTGGAATCAAGATACTTATCTTGAATCTAACAGTAATGCAGTTGATCTTGGAATACTGAGCCTAACTTCTACAAGGTGCATGGCTCCAAACTCCAAACAGATTGCTGAACATAGGCACGAATGTGGAGGTGCCCATTGGGCAGCTGTTTTGCCAGCTGATATAGTTTTAGCTGGGCGACTAATGGCACAATACATAGACAGCAGAATGCTGACTGGAAAGAGCTCTGCCATCTCCGGTCCAAATTTG GATCTCATTCAGCACTATGACATAGATTCTCCTACTAGCAAGTTGGAATCACATATATGTGCGATTGTCTTGTTATTATGCCTCCAAAAGCATTATAGATCAGATCTTTCGTGGAAAGAGGAAACTTTATCCCGG CTGGTTCTTTTGATATGTCAAGTTAAAGTCAATTCAATTGCTATTGTTTGTATGAAATCCATGGATGGAGGCCAGGGACTGACAGAGAGTAAAGGTTATTCTGCAGCTGATGATGCAGTTATGTGTAGTGTGGAGCAG GTCAAGGTTGCTCAAGCTATCTACATGTCTGGTAGCCTCTTTAATCACTCGTGCCGGCCAAATGTACATGCATATTTTCATTCACGCACTCTCTTCCTAAGATCTACCACATATATAAATTCAGGGAGCCCAGTCGAGCTATCATATGGTCCACAG GTTGGTGAGATGAATCTTGTGAAAAGACAAAAGTCACTTCAGGAGAATTACAAATTTACTTGCCAGTGTTCAAGTTGTTCAGAGCTACATCTATCGGACCTTGTCATTGATTCATTTTGTTGTCCACAAAGTAGCTGTCTTGGTGCCGTATCAGAATCAACTTGCTACAAATCCGAAAAGAATTGTGTGCATGTTTCCGTAGATGAATCTGATATCTGCAAACTATCATTGCCT catgtttccaaggttgatgaagATATAGAGAAGGTTGGGAAATTGTTTTTCAGAAATAATGTTGATTTGAAGATAGATCCTGGATATTGCATGAGCTGTAGATCACAAATTAACTTGTCTTCTGCTGTCTCTACATCAGAGAAGGCAGCATCAATGATCAATAA GTTTAAGGAACTTGCAGTTATAGATGAAATCTCCGAAATTCCCATCACAGATGCATTACGATCCCTACAACAGATAAAGAAGTTGAGGCACCCATATAGCAAGGCTCTTGCCCAG GCAGAAGATGTGATTGCAGAAGCCTTTGCAAAGATAGGAgatcaagaacaagcaagaaagcACTGTGAAGCATCAATTAAG ATCCTTGAGAAGCTGTACCACCCCAAACACATTGCCATTGCGCATGAGTTGATCAAGCTTGTTTCCATCGAGCTGTCTCTGGGGGACAGGGCAAGCGCAGCAGCTACATTCACCCAGGCAGAGGCGATATTTTCACTTTATTATGGACCTGATGTTCAGAGGATTTTACCTTATGTTGATGCCCTGAAAAGAACTGTTAGTGGAGGGTTCATTGGAGCTCCTTGA
- the LOC119271207 gene encoding hepatoma-derived growth factor-related protein 2-like isoform X1: protein MGGHGGLNILPQKRWNVYRFDNQEKVRVDEAEAARQDQLQREASRRRESHARLVALRRNRGLQSDSPSPPRAPSPPPSSARSADQVAPLRPPPPAARPAVPSPVVSDGDHINLFSGGGGAADFAALASASGGRGAAREREPAADTKPNPKKRKEEEVRTAGPDDEKYKLGYGLAGKGVAAPWYMSKPLASSSKERRDYAEGNGEKRSGGKKSIEELREERRKREAKEKERERALLATTARKERQPDRGYSSRYVRR from the exons ATGGGCGGGCACGGCGGGCTGAACATCCTGCCGCAGAAGCGGTGGAACGTCTACAGGTTCGACAACCAGGAGAAGGTCCGCGTCGACGAGGCCGAGGCCGCCCGCCAGGACCAGCTCCAGCGCGAGGCCAGCCGCCGCCGCGAGTCGCACGCCCGCCTCGTCGCGCTCCGCCGCAACCGGGGCCTCCAGTCCGACTCGCCCTCCCCTCCCCGTGCCCCATCTCCACCCCCctcctccgcccgctccgcggatcAGGTCGCCCCGCTGCGGCCTCCACCCCCTGCTGCCCGGCCCGCGGTTCCATCCCCCGTCGTCTCCGACGGAGACCACATCAACCTCTTCTCCGGCGGCGGTGGGGCCGCTGACTTCGCCGCGCTTGCCTCCGCTAGCGGCGGGAGAGGCGCAGCTCGGGAGAGGGAGCCTGCGGCAGACACTAAGCCAAACCCTAAGAAGCGTAAGGAGGAGGAGGTTAGGACGGCGGGGCCTGACGACGAAAAGTACAAGCTGGGTTATGGCCTTGCCGGGAAGGGCGTGGCGGCGCCCTGGTACATGTCGAAGCCTTTGGCTTCCTCCTCTAAGGAGAGGAGAGATTACGCCGAGGGCAACGGAGAGAAGAGGAGTGGAGGGAAGAAGAGTATCGAGGAGCTtagagaggagaggaggaagagggaggccAAGGAGAAGGAGCGTGAGCGAGCCTTGCTTGCCACTACAGCAAGGAAGGAGAGGCAGCCAGACCGGGGGTACTCGTCGAG GTATGTGCGACGATGA
- the LOC119271207 gene encoding hepatoma-derived growth factor-related protein 2-like isoform X2 has product MGGHGGLNILPQKRWNVYRFDNQEKVRVDEAEAARQDQLQREASRRRESHARLVALRRNRGLQSDSPSPPRAPSPPPSSARSADQVAPLRPPPPAARPAVPSPVVSDGDHINLFSGGGGAADFAALASASGGRGAAREREPAADTKPNPKKRKEEEVRTAGPDDEKYKLGYGLAGKGVAAPWYMSKPLASSSKERRDYAEGNGEKRSGGKKSIEELREERRKREAKEKERERALLATTARKERQPDRGYVRR; this is encoded by the exons ATGGGCGGGCACGGCGGGCTGAACATCCTGCCGCAGAAGCGGTGGAACGTCTACAGGTTCGACAACCAGGAGAAGGTCCGCGTCGACGAGGCCGAGGCCGCCCGCCAGGACCAGCTCCAGCGCGAGGCCAGCCGCCGCCGCGAGTCGCACGCCCGCCTCGTCGCGCTCCGCCGCAACCGGGGCCTCCAGTCCGACTCGCCCTCCCCTCCCCGTGCCCCATCTCCACCCCCctcctccgcccgctccgcggatcAGGTCGCCCCGCTGCGGCCTCCACCCCCTGCTGCCCGGCCCGCGGTTCCATCCCCCGTCGTCTCCGACGGAGACCACATCAACCTCTTCTCCGGCGGCGGTGGGGCCGCTGACTTCGCCGCGCTTGCCTCCGCTAGCGGCGGGAGAGGCGCAGCTCGGGAGAGGGAGCCTGCGGCAGACACTAAGCCAAACCCTAAGAAGCGTAAGGAGGAGGAGGTTAGGACGGCGGGGCCTGACGACGAAAAGTACAAGCTGGGTTATGGCCTTGCCGGGAAGGGCGTGGCGGCGCCCTGGTACATGTCGAAGCCTTTGGCTTCCTCCTCTAAGGAGAGGAGAGATTACGCCGAGGGCAACGGAGAGAAGAGGAGTGGAGGGAAGAAGAGTATCGAGGAGCTtagagaggagaggaggaagagggaggccAAGGAGAAGGAGCGTGAGCGAGCCTTGCTTGCCACTACAGCAAGGAAGGAGAGGCAGCCAGACCGGGG GTATGTGCGACGATGA
- the LOC119271188 gene encoding vesicle-associated protein 1-2-like translates to MAASSDLLDVDPPELQFPFELDKQISCPLKMINKTDRTVAFKVKTTSPKKYCVRPNNGVVRPRSTCEVVVTMQAQIVAPPDLQCKDKFLVQSVVVADRLSAKDITAQMFTKQGGNAVREVRMRVTYVMPTESSLEIAEESDGRQRILVPMQRIVDHGRSASGLSSGSVSLRSAELGTEVGSPTGPVVRTEELLKAAGHAAETRTYAGPDAQSLELSALITKLTKEKDSALEQNKKLRSELELVRRDASKQGGFSLIFVLVCGLLSIILGYLVKK, encoded by the exons ATGGCCGCCTCCAGCGACCTCCTCGACGTCGACCCGCCCGAGCTCCAGTTCCCCT TCGAGCTCGACAAGCAGATCTCCTGCCCCCTCAAGATGATCAATAAGACCGACAGAACCGTCGCCTTCAAG GTTAAGACGACGAGCCCCAAGAAGTACTGCGTGCGCCCCAACAATGGCGTCGTGCGGCCGCGGTCCACCTGCGAAGTTGTAG TGACGATGCAAGCCCAGATTGTTGCACCACCAGACTTGCAGTGCAAGGACAAATTCTTGGTGCAAAGCGTGGTCGTCGCCGATCGCTTATCGGCCAAGGACATCACCGCTCAAATG TTCACGAAACAAGGGGGTAACGCTGTTAGGGAGGTGAGGATGAGGGTCACTTATGTGATGCCAACCGAATCGTCGTTAGAGATTGCGGAGGAAAGCGATGGGCGCCAGCGTATCTTGGTGCCTATGCAGCGAATTGTGGATCATGGGAGGAGCGCTTCGGGGCTGTCGAGTGGCTCGGTATCCTTGAGATCAGCTGAGCTGGGGACA GAGGTGGGATCACCTACTGGACCAGTTGTAAGGACTGAAGAATTACTGAAGGCTGCAGGACATGCTGCT GAAACAAGAACATATGCAGGGCCTGATGCACAGTCCCTTGAG CTGTCGGCTTTAATTACAAAATTAACCAAGGAAAAGGATTCTGCCCTTGAGCAAAATAAAAAGCTTCGCAGTGAGTTG GAGCTAGTAAGGCGTGATGCCAGTAAACAAGGAGGATTCTCGCTGATATTTGTACTGGTGTGTGGGCTGCTTAGCATCATTCTGGGCTATCTTGTAAAGAAATGA